The nucleotide sequence ATGAAATTTATGAGTATTTAAATTCTCGAATCATGACTGATTCAAAATATTAATTCAAATTTGAATATCATTGGAATTAGAGTTATAATAACAACTTTGAATTTTAGCGTTACCACTATGAATACAACCATTACTATTGTGCTTTTCCTGAATTAGGTCGACCAAAATTTAAACCGTTAGATACTTAACCGAATGAGCTGTAAACCTAATGTTTGTCTGTCGCTCAAAAATAATAGTTGAATCTTGTAGAGCAACAAAAGCCAGACTGGATTGAGACAGTCTGGCTTTTGTTGGTGATCTTTTTAAAGGATTAAATCAATTTTTTATAATCTGTTTTGCTCATCATTCAGATCTGCATCTTTTACTTCTTTCTTTTTAGCATTACCAAAATTATAAGTTGCAGATAGCGTAATTTTTCTCGTTTCCCAGCGGTTAATCCAGTTGGTAGATACATTGTCTTGCTGTGTATTTTGTATCCATTGGCTTTTCTTCAATACATTTTGCGCACTTAAATTTAATCTTATTTTATTTTCCAGAAGGTCTTTACGTAAACTGAAAGACATATCATAAGATGGCTTAAAGGTAGTATTACCATACTTTCCGCTATCACTGTAAAAACTATTCCAGGTGCCGTTCCAGTTTTTTCCAAAGTCAAAAGTTTGATTTAAGCCAGCATAATAAGAGATGCCGCTGTCATTAAATTTGTAACCTTCTAAATCTGATTTTGCTTGGCCGTAATATAGCTCACTGTTTAATTGAATGTCCCAGTATTTATTTACATTCCAATTGGTATTAAATGATAGTCCGATGCTTTTAGAACTTCCAATATTGTCATAATACAAGGTGGTAATTTTATTTTCTGGATTATAACTAATAATCTGATACATTTCATCTGTAGAAAAATTAGCAAAAAGTGAGAGAGATGTTTTTTGTTTGTTGATCCAAACCAACTCAAATGCATTGGTAAATTGAGGTGTTAAGTCAGGATTTCCGATAGAAACATTATAAGTATCAATATATTCGTAATAAGGATTTAAATACAAATAACGCGGTCTTTGAATTCTGCGGCTGTAAGAGATTTTGTATTGGTTATTTTCCATATTAGCATTCACACTAAAAGATGGGAATAATGAAAGGTATTGATCTTTATTTGAAGTATTAGATGTTAGTGAAGTTGCATTATAATCAATATATTCAGCACGTAAACCAGCTTGGAAATCGAATTTTCCTGTATTAAAATTTGCTATTCCATAACCAGAGAATATCGATTCTTTATAAATTAATCTGTTGCTTCTATTAGTATTTTGAATGTAATCTCCAGATAAGTTGCGCTCTTTTAAATCAATATCATAATCATTATTTACATAGCTGTATTTTGCACCAGTTTCTAAGTTTATAGCAGAATTTAGCTTATGCTCTACATCAATTTTAGCACTTAAAATATTGTAATCTGTTGGATTGTTGTACTTTATTTGATCATCATTTTTATACATTTCGTTGGTATCTGCGTTGAAATAAAAATTAGAAGTTTGGCGATCACTTGTATTGTTATAATTGGCGAAATTTAGTTGTGCGTCTACCTTGGTATCCAGACTATCAGTTGCAAAATTGTAAAATAGGGTTCCAATTATTGTTTTATTTAAAATAGCATCGTCCGTTTTTAAAATGGTGTAACGCTCATAAATTCTATTGTCGTACTCATTTGTTCTACCATTGGTTACTTCATTACTATTGTAAATATTATAACTAACGGAAGCGCCAATATTTGCGTTTTTACTCAAATCATGTCCTACTCCAAAATTCCCGGAATAGCTGTTTGAAATTGGCAACCAATCGTTATTTTGTTCTAATAATAGCGTATATCCAGGATTAACGATTGTTTGATCAATCTGTCTATGGTTAACACTTTCTGTATAACCATAACTTAATCCATATTTAAAATTCCATTTGTCTGTATTATTATATAAATTAATGCTGTTATAATTTTTAATGAATTCAGCATAACCAACAGATGTTCTAACATTACCAGTTAAACCAGTCGCGGCAGATTTTTTAAGAACAATATTGAAAATTCCTGCGCTACCAGAGGCATCATATTTAGCCGAAGGATTTGCTATAATTTCTACTGATTTTATATTGCTGCCGTCCATTGTTTTTAAATATTGATTTAACTCCTCGCCGCTTAGAAGTGCTGGCTTCCCATCAATCATAATTTGCACGTTATTACTTCCTCTAAACACTACATTGTCATCTTTATCTAAGCGAACACCAGGTAATTTTGTTAGTGTTTCCAAAGCATCATTACCATTTCCAAAGCCTGCTTTGTCTACATCAAATATCATCTTATCACCCTTTAGAGTCAGTAATTTTTTTGTTTGCATTACAACAACTTCCTCTAAGTCAAATGCATCTTCTTGTAAAATAAAATTTTGAGTTTGATCTCCATTGCTCTTCTGTAAAATATTTGATTTCAGTATTTTATAACCCAATAAATTAATTTGAATATAAAATTCAGATGATTCAACAGATATGTTATAGTGACCAAATTCATCTGTGTTTGTGCTTTGCTTAAAACTATTGTCTTCAGCTTTAAATATAGAAACTGTTGCATATGCCAGTTTCTCGTTGGTATTTTCAGCAGTGATGATTCCGCTGATTTGTACGCCTTGACCAAAGAAGAAAAAGCTATTTAGTAGTAATAAAAAGAAGAATGTTGTTTTCATGATTTATCTATTTGTTAAGCAAATTTATTCAAGACATCTTCTGTAAATAATTAGTTTACACCAACCGGAAATAACGTTACACCAAACCTTAAGAGGTAGTTGTTTTCTACTTCTGTATGATAAAAAGCTATTTCGTGTAGCATTTTATCCAGTTTGTCAAAAAAAATAAATACGTCGAAAAATATTGGGTAATTTTATGACATGGAAATAGTCAAAAAACAACGTTACCTTCATATAGCCATCATATTGATCGTGATCTTTATGGATTTTTTCTCCGATTACGTTTATGGCGGAATGGATGGATTTTTAAGAAATTTTCAAGCACCCTTGAATTTCACACGAATTATAATGTATACCGCAACATTTGCGGTGTACTTTTTAAACTTCTATTTGGTTTGCCCATATACTTTAAAAAAGAAATATTATTTAAGATTTTTTCTGGGTGTTATAATTTTAATAGTCGTTTTTGGTCAGATTCGGTATTTTCTTGAAGAGGTAGTTTTGTTCCATTTTACTGGTAATCATAACTATTATGAAGAATCTAGAAAATTCTTTTTTTATACAGTAGACAATTCCTTTTTTGCTTTTAAAGGAATTTTATACAGTACGTTACTATATGTATTTTATGAATATATCACTAATCAAAATCGCATTTTTCAGTTAGAGCTAGATTATAAAAAAGCAGAGTTGAATTTTTTAAAATCTCAATTAGAACCACATTTTCTATTTAATACGCTAAACACTTTTTACACAGAATTAATTGATACGCAGCCAAACACTGCAAAGGATATTCATAGGCTTTGTGAACTTTTAAGATATGTAACTTATGAGGCAGAACAGGAAATGATGCCTTTGGAAAAGGAAATAAAATTTATAGAAGATTACATTTACCTACACAGAAAAAGGTTTGAGGATACCATGTTTTTAGAATATAATTTAGAAGGTACTATTGATAATCAAGTTGTTCCATCTTTAATGTTTATTCATTTTGTAGAAAATATTTTTAAACATGGCGTTATAAACGACAGGCAGAATCCAGCAAAGATTTCTATAATAATAACAGGTAAAGAAGTGATCGTAACAACCGAGAACCTAATTTCAAAATCTGAAAAATATAACCACAATGGTATTGGAAAAGAAAATTTAAAACGCCGTTTATTTGCTATTTACAAGGATAATTTCGATTTTCAATCTGAAGAAATAGATGGGAAATTTACCACGCTCTTAAAACTGCCACTTATTAAAAAACTATGAAAATATTAAAATGTCTAATTGTAGATGATGAACCGCCCGCAATTCGATTACTTGAAAAATATGTAGCCAAGATTCCATTTCTCGAATTAGAAGCCACCAAAACCAGTTCTATACAAGCACTATCTATAATTGAACAATCAAAAATTGATTTAGTTTTTCTGGATATTCAAATGCCCGAATTAACTGGATTACAATTGTCCAAAATTATAAAAGGAAAAACAAAAATTATTTTTACTACTGCATATGCACAATTTGCGCTGGATAGTTACGATGTAAATGCGGTAGATTATTTGCTTAAACCATTTGAATTTGAACGCTTTTATGAGGCAGTTAATAAAGTTAAAAACTTAAACATATCCCAGGATCCGGTAACCGAAACACCAAATACTTCTTCGGAGTATCTTTTCGTTAAAACTGATGGCAAAAATAATTTTGAAAAAATATATGTGAAAGACATATTATATATTGAAGGGCTAAAAAATTATGTTGCTATTCATTTAGTTGAAAGTCAAATAATAACAAATAATACACTAAAAAATATTGAGAATCTACTTCCAAAATCTGAATTTATAAAGACCCATAAATCATTTATAGTCTCCCTTCGGCATATTAAGAAAACTGACTCTTTAAGCGTTTACATACAAGATAAAGATATACCCATTGGCGACACTTATAAAAAGGAATTGTTCGAAATAATTCAAAATAGAAAATTGTAAACTGCGATTATCATCGGAGAGATATGACTTCCTAAGTATATCAGTGATTTACAGAAATTATAAAAGCTTAAGTCAATAATTACTTCAACTTACTCCCTCAACTTGTATTTGAAGAGAGCTTAACACCAAATTAAATTCGATTTTTAAAGAATAAATAATGGAATAAGAACGTATGGGAAAAAAATTAACTCTATTGATCATCTTGATCACTTCAATCTCTATGAATGCACAGAAATACAACACTTCTAAAGACAGTATACATGCATTTTATGATACGTTATTCTTAAACTTAAAAGAGGGCTTCATAAAAAAAGATTCAGTGAATTGGGAAGAAATTGAAAATGAAACTTTTTCAAATTTAGCTTTGTATACCAATTTTAAAAATTCTCTTAATGAAGTTGAACCATTATTTTCAAAAATAGATGCGACGCACTGTTCAATCTACTTTGAGAACACTGTTTACAGTGTACAAAAAAAGGTGTCTTCGGAAAGTTATAGTAATCAGTGGAAAATGAAATATGATACTAATCCAGGTTTTGAAGTAAAAATAATTCAAGAGAAATTTGGATACATATTAGTACCATCACTTTTCTTTACGGACTTACATTCAAAAAATGTAAATAAGATAGCGCAGAATTTATATAATCAAGTTGTTGAAATTAAAACTGGAAATGATTTGGAGGGTTGGATCATTGATTTGCGTTTTAATACAGGTGGAAACTCCTGGCCAATGCTTCTAGCGTTATATGATTTTCTGGGTAATAACAATATTACTGGCACCTTGGATGGTAATAAAAATCTAATAGGAATAAAGAGTCTGTCAAAAGGGAAATATTTAGTAGATTCTAAAAAGCAATATCAAATTACACCAACAGGTAAATTGTTGGACAAAATTAAAGTGGCCATTATTACTAGTGCTGTGACGGCAAGTTCAGGAGAAATTGTAGCGATGGCTTTTAAGGGAAGACCTAAAACAGTTTTTATTGGTGAAAATTCATTAGGATTTACATCAGAAAATTATTCTTCAATATTACCTTTTAATACTATAATGGCTTTAACTAAAACGTATAATAGTGATAGAAATGGCATTTATTATGAGAGCATTGTACCTGATATTAATGTAATAAAACAGGATAATTTTAATAATTATCTTTTGGATGGAAATATTTTAGAAGCAATAAAATTCATAACCAATTAAACCTAACTAAGCCAACATTCGCTTCTCACAAATAATGGATAAGGTTTCAAATAAAATAATTAAATTAACCAACAATTAAAGTCAAAGCACACAAGTGCACATCCCTAATCCCGCACCTTATGGTAATCGAGACCGTTATTACCTATTATTTATAAAATCCTGAGTTCAATAACTTAACGCAACGAATCATCAATCATGAAATATTTAATATACATTCTGACTTTTCTAACTATGGGAAGTACTTATGCCCAGTCCAATATAAAAGTCAATGAAAAAGCTCCTAAAATAAATATTACCCATTGGATTGAGAATGTGCCTACCAACAAAAGCTTAGACAATAAATTTACAGTGCTGGAATTCTGGGCAACTTGGTGCGGACCTTGTATTGCAGCTGTACCTCACATGAACAAAATACAAAGTGAATTTAATAACAAAGATCTTGTCTATATTTCAATTACCGATGAATCTGTTGAAAAAGTTAAAAGGAGTTTAAAACGTATAGATTTTAAATCGATCGTAGTAACAGATCTAACAAAGGAAACACAAATAAATTTTGGCGACGGTAAAAAAGGTTTAGATACATACCCCTTAACAGTTTTAATTGATAATAAAGGAATTATAAAATGGATAGGCGAACCAAAAAAATTAAATTCTAAGATCATGTCCAAATTTCTAGCCAATGCTAAAACAGAAAATAAGGATAATGAACTCAAAAAAACAGAAATTCAAATTGAGCAAAATAATACGTTAAGCTTTAAAGAACTTTTAAGCAATAATGAAATTGCTAATTATTTTGACATACAAGAAGCGAAGAGTACTGAGAAGTTAAAAAAAACATTGGGAACAAAAATTATTAGCTTGAAAGCTTATAGCTTAGAAGAGATTTATAGTGATATTCTAAATATCAAACCAGATCATATAAAAGTTCCTACTGATTTTCAAGACAAGCGTTTTGACCTACTCTACAAGAATATTGAAGAAGGGAGTAATCTAGAGCTGCTCGAAAATAATATTTTAAACAAATTGGATCTTGAAAAGAACTCAGTCTTCAAATCAACAAAAATTAATATGGTTTCAATACAAGATGAATCACTTTTAGAGGAAACTTTAGAGCAAAGATTTTCAGCTAAATCTGATGCAGACGACAAAATAATTTTTACTGCATTTACCATAGATAATACACTCGATGAGCTATCAAATCTATCTTCAGCTTCGTTTAAAGCCAATGAAGATAATGATACGAAATATGATTTTATTATAGGAATTAAAACTAAACGGGATATCATTAATAGTCTAAAAACTTACGGATTATCTGTGGAAGAAAAAGATGTGAACCGTGAATATATTACCCTTATAAGTCGAGAATAACTGCAATTAAAATAACCTGTAACTTTATTAGAAAATTCATAATGACTAATTCATTAAGTATCTTAGAACAAATAGTACCTCTCCTCGTATATATAAAACTGACACATATTTCTTAAATTACGCTTAGAACATGTATTAAATCAAAATTTTAAAAAAATATGAAAATAGTTGTACTATTAACGTTTTGTCTAATTGTTGTTTCCAGCACTGCCCAGGATTTAGAGGGGAAGTGGATGATGACTAAAGAGGGTGATACTTATATTATTCCAGAAAATTTAGTGTTAGAAATAAGTTCAGATACCTTAAAATTCTTTTCGTTTGATACCCTAAAATCTACCATTCCTATTAAAATTGAGAAAGATAAGATCATCAGCGAGAAACAAGTTAGTTTCATTGAAGTTATAAATGAAAATAGATTTAAGATAAAAAGTCAAGGAACTGTGAATAATATAGACGGTTTGATCTCTACAGAATATGTGAGATTGATACCTACAAAGACAAATTTATCGTCTGAAGAAATTCAAAAGTTATCGTTTCAGTTTAATTGGCGCGATGATATGTTCACCGTTATATTTAATAAGGAATTAGGAGATCCTCAGCTCTTGAAAAATATAGGATTGAGTGAATTAATAAAAATGAATCTCGAGAAAATTGATCTTACATATTTCATTTCCATTTACGAATCTGGCACTAGAAAAACGGTATTTCCAATCAAGGAAGTATCTAAAGATAGGATGATTCTCTATGGGACACCAGATGAACCTTATGAAATAGTTGGCGAGAAAGTTGAATAATTAGCTTTTTAAATCGATATCGAATAGGCTTAAAAAAGGCTTCAATACTAAATTCTCAAATAACCAATATCAATAAAGTAGACAGAATATTACTTTCTTCACTCTGTATTACTAATAAAAAAAATACTTGATATTAAAGTAATAATCTCTTACCAAACTAAAACATATTAAATGGATTTTCAACTTATTCGAAACGCAACAATTAAATTAAAATACGCTGGTAATACTATTTTAGTAGACCCGATGTTTTCTTCAAAAGGTAGCTTTGAATCTTTTGCAGGCATCTCGAAAAATCCAATTGTGGATCTAACGGTTTCTTTAGATAGTGTTTTAGAAGGTGTAGATTTTGTAATCATTACCCATAAGCATATCGATCATTTTGATAGTTTAGCAAAGGATAAACTTCAAAAAGATATAAAGTTATTTTGTCAACCCTCAGATAAAGAATTTATAGCCAATGAAAAATTTGTAAACACCGAAGTAATAGAATCAAATACGGTTTTTGATACTATTTCTATTACTAGAACCGCTGGAAAACATGGAAGTGGTGAAATATTATCACAAATGGGGGAAGTTTCCGGATTTGTATTAGAAGCAGAAGGTGAACCCACAATTTACATCGTTGGAGATAGTATTTGGATAGCGGAAATAGAAAATGTTATCTCTAGTTTTAAACCAGAAATCATTATCACAAATTCAGGAGGAGCAATTTTGCCAGGACATGAGAACAACCCTATATTAATGAATGAAGAACAAACTATTTTACTTGCTCAGTATGCAAAAAATGCAAAAGTTATAGCCGTTCACTTAGAGAGTTTAGACCATTGCCCCGTTACTAGAAATTCTTTGAGACAAAAAGCAGATGCCAATGGTATTGATCAAAACCGATTGATTATACCAAATGATGGACAAATCATATCGATTTGATAAAAAATTATAATGAGTATTTTTATAAAAAATACGAATGTTAACCACAGGTTTTAATCATTAGCGATATCAAGGTTCAAAGTAAATAATGCGAATCATTAAGATAGTTTAAGCTTGAATAGCTCTTGATTACTTTTATTAGAGAATACTTATATTCTAAAAACTACATTCAAAAAATAAGTATAAAAGACAATAAAATTTTTATAAATAGGAAAATGAATAAAATCTCTAGAGCATTATTAGTGTCCATTCTTATGATATTTCTAATTAGCTGCAATTCCAATATTAGAAACCTAAATATGGAAGAGTCTCCAGAAAATATTGAATTATTTGGAGAAGATTTTATTTCAACAAAATTATACGAACGGGATATTGCAATTTCACAAGATGGAGCAGAAATTATTTTTACCATAGGTGATTACAAGCAACACAAGCGTTTTCTAGCGGTAACCACGAAGACCAACGGAAAATGGATTTCTCCAGAAATTCTAAAAATATCAGGAAAATATCAGGATATAGAACCCTTCTTAGCTCCTGATGGAGATAGGTTATATTTTGCATCTAATAGACCAATTTTCGGAAAGTTAAACAGAGATGATTATAATATTTGGTATAGTGATAGGCAAAATGGAGAATGGACAGAACCCGTTGCCTTAGATACTATTATAAACACTAAAGGAGATGAGTTCTACCCTTCTGTAAGTGCTAATAACAATCTCTATTTTACAGCTACTAGAGCAGATGGGGTAGGCAGGGAAGATATCTTTAAAGCAATAAAGCAACAAGGTATCTATCTAAAACCAGAGCCTTTAGATTCTACTATCAACACGAAGAACTTCGAATTTAACGCGTATATAAGTCCTAAGGAAGATCTTCTCATATTTAGTTCTTTTGGAAGAGATGATGAATTTGGTGGTGGAGATCTTTATTTTAGTATAAAAGATGATAATAATAACTGGACTGAGTCCAAAAATATGGGTGCGATGATCAATTCACAGGCACTAGATTTCTGCCCTTTTATAGATTGGGAAAGGAACAACTTTTACTTTACCAGTGAAAAAAGAGCTGCCGATGGACTTGATGTAATGACTATCGAACACTTGAAAGAAGAAGGAAATAGCATCTATAATGGCTTCGGAAATATCTATAGGATCAATCTTTCTAAATTAGAATTAAACTAAACACACTTCTGAGTTTATATTGAAGTGTAATCTTAGCGCGAAATAAAATATGATGCCGGTTACATGCATCATTTAAAAAGATGGTATGAAAATAATACTAGTTATTGGTGTTCTCTTTAGCGCTGCATTATTCACCTTTATTAAAACGAAGGATGAAAAATTTATTTTCTTTTTACATAACAGGTTTTTGGAAGAACATGACTTAAATGAAATGCATTCAGTATACGGACGTACTCAATATTTAGAGATAATTAGTGAGTTTCAAAAGAATGGATTTAAAGTAATTAGTAAAAAAAGAACCGGCA is from Gillisia sp. Hel1_33_143 and encodes:
- a CDS encoding LytR/AlgR family response regulator transcription factor: MKILKCLIVDDEPPAIRLLEKYVAKIPFLELEATKTSSIQALSIIEQSKIDLVFLDIQMPELTGLQLSKIIKGKTKIIFTTAYAQFALDSYDVNAVDYLLKPFEFERFYEAVNKVKNLNISQDPVTETPNTSSEYLFVKTDGKNNFEKIYVKDILYIEGLKNYVAIHLVESQIITNNTLKNIENLLPKSEFIKTHKSFIVSLRHIKKTDSLSVYIQDKDIPIGDTYKKELFEIIQNRKL
- a CDS encoding S41 family peptidase → MGKKLTLLIILITSISMNAQKYNTSKDSIHAFYDTLFLNLKEGFIKKDSVNWEEIENETFSNLALYTNFKNSLNEVEPLFSKIDATHCSIYFENTVYSVQKKVSSESYSNQWKMKYDTNPGFEVKIIQEKFGYILVPSLFFTDLHSKNVNKIAQNLYNQVVEIKTGNDLEGWIIDLRFNTGGNSWPMLLALYDFLGNNNITGTLDGNKNLIGIKSLSKGKYLVDSKKQYQITPTGKLLDKIKVAIITSAVTASSGEIVAMAFKGRPKTVFIGENSLGFTSENYSSILPFNTIMALTKTYNSDRNGIYYESIVPDINVIKQDNFNNYLLDGNILEAIKFITN
- a CDS encoding sensor histidine kinase, which produces MEIVKKQRYLHIAIILIVIFMDFFSDYVYGGMDGFLRNFQAPLNFTRIIMYTATFAVYFLNFYLVCPYTLKKKYYLRFFLGVIILIVVFGQIRYFLEEVVLFHFTGNHNYYEESRKFFFYTVDNSFFAFKGILYSTLLYVFYEYITNQNRIFQLELDYKKAELNFLKSQLEPHFLFNTLNTFYTELIDTQPNTAKDIHRLCELLRYVTYEAEQEMMPLEKEIKFIEDYIYLHRKRFEDTMFLEYNLEGTIDNQVVPSLMFIHFVENIFKHGVINDRQNPAKISIIITGKEVIVTTENLISKSEKYNHNGIGKENLKRRLFAIYKDNFDFQSEEIDGKFTTLLKLPLIKKL
- a CDS encoding outer membrane beta-barrel family protein, with the protein product MKTTFFFLLLLNSFFFFGQGVQISGIITAENTNEKLAYATVSIFKAEDNSFKQSTNTDEFGHYNISVESSEFYIQINLLGYKILKSNILQKSNGDQTQNFILQEDAFDLEEVVVMQTKKLLTLKGDKMIFDVDKAGFGNGNDALETLTKLPGVRLDKDDNVVFRGSNNVQIMIDGKPALLSGEELNQYLKTMDGSNIKSVEIIANPSAKYDASGSAGIFNIVLKKSAATGLTGNVRTSVGYAEFIKNYNSINLYNNTDKWNFKYGLSYGYTESVNHRQIDQTIVNPGYTLLLEQNNDWLPISNSYSGNFGVGHDLSKNANIGASVSYNIYNSNEVTNGRTNEYDNRIYERYTILKTDDAILNKTIIGTLFYNFATDSLDTKVDAQLNFANYNNTSDRQTSNFYFNADTNEMYKNDDQIKYNNPTDYNILSAKIDVEHKLNSAINLETGAKYSYVNNDYDIDLKERNLSGDYIQNTNRSNRLIYKESIFSGYGIANFNTGKFDFQAGLRAEYIDYNATSLTSNTSNKDQYLSLFPSFSVNANMENNQYKISYSRRIQRPRYLYLNPYYEYIDTYNVSIGNPDLTPQFTNAFELVWINKQKTSLSLFANFSTDEMYQIISYNPENKITTLYYDNIGSSKSIGLSFNTNWNVNKYWDIQLNSELYYGQAKSDLEGYKFNDSGISYYAGLNQTFDFGKNWNGTWNSFYSDSGKYGNTTFKPSYDMSFSLRKDLLENKIRLNLSAQNVLKKSQWIQNTQQDNVSTNWINRWETRKITLSATYNFGNAKKKEVKDADLNDEQNRL
- a CDS encoding TlpA family protein disulfide reductase, whose product is MKYLIYILTFLTMGSTYAQSNIKVNEKAPKINITHWIENVPTNKSLDNKFTVLEFWATWCGPCIAAVPHMNKIQSEFNNKDLVYISITDESVEKVKRSLKRIDFKSIVVTDLTKETQINFGDGKKGLDTYPLTVLIDNKGIIKWIGEPKKLNSKIMSKFLANAKTENKDNELKKTEIQIEQNNTLSFKELLSNNEIANYFDIQEAKSTEKLKKTLGTKIISLKAYSLEEIYSDILNIKPDHIKVPTDFQDKRFDLLYKNIEEGSNLELLENNILNKLDLEKNSVFKSTKINMVSIQDESLLEETLEQRFSAKSDADDKIIFTAFTIDNTLDELSNLSSASFKANEDNDTKYDFIIGIKTKRDIINSLKTYGLSVEEKDVNREYITLISRE
- a CDS encoding MBL fold metallo-hydrolase, giving the protein MDFQLIRNATIKLKYAGNTILVDPMFSSKGSFESFAGISKNPIVDLTVSLDSVLEGVDFVIITHKHIDHFDSLAKDKLQKDIKLFCQPSDKEFIANEKFVNTEVIESNTVFDTISITRTAGKHGSGEILSQMGEVSGFVLEAEGEPTIYIVGDSIWIAEIENVISSFKPEIIITNSGGAILPGHENNPILMNEEQTILLAQYAKNAKVIAVHLESLDHCPVTRNSLRQKADANGIDQNRLIIPNDGQIISI
- a CDS encoding TolB family protein encodes the protein MNKISRALLVSILMIFLISCNSNIRNLNMEESPENIELFGEDFISTKLYERDIAISQDGAEIIFTIGDYKQHKRFLAVTTKTNGKWISPEILKISGKYQDIEPFLAPDGDRLYFASNRPIFGKLNRDDYNIWYSDRQNGEWTEPVALDTIINTKGDEFYPSVSANNNLYFTATRADGVGREDIFKAIKQQGIYLKPEPLDSTINTKNFEFNAYISPKEDLLIFSSFGRDDEFGGGDLYFSIKDDNNNWTESKNMGAMINSQALDFCPFIDWERNNFYFTSEKRAADGLDVMTIEHLKEEGNSIYNGFGNIYRINLSKLELN